GTCGCGGCCGTCCTTCCGGCCGTACTTGAGCGACCAGTAGGGCACGCCCACCTTCATGCTGGCGTCGCGGGTGGCGGCCGTGAGGATGTCGGCGCAGGACACGGTGTTGTTGCAGCGCGCGTTGAGCTTGGCCTTGATCTCCTCGATCAGCTCGAAGCCCCGGAGCGTCTtgctcgccgccgcgtgcCTCTCGCTGCCCGGCGCGTCGATCAGGATCGACCCGTCGCACCCCTAGATCATacaacaaaagcaaaatcaATCAAGTTTGTATACAGAGAGGAATCGTGTAATGTAATGTAATGTGCGTTGATTTGCGTACTCGGACGGCGAAGTCGTGGAAGAATAGGCGGatgaggccggcggcgacggtgtaGTCGTTGGCGATGGCCCGGTTCACGGCGGCCTGGACGATGCGCTCCATGTCCGGGCACGACTTGCCGTAGTACTCGGACACGAGGCCGGCCGCGGGCTTGTGGTAGGCACGGTCGTACTGATCATCGCAGGCTTCCttgttctgctgctgctggccgccCTTGTCGTAGTTGTCCGCGGTCACCGACGCAGCGAGAACGAACGCCGAGACGGCGAGGAAGGAGAGAACCGAAGACCGGGgcatcctcatcctcatcgTGCTAGCtaagctcgatcgatcgtcgGAGAAATGGATTCGCGATCGAGATGGGTGGGATTGaactgtgatttgtttcgaTGCTGGGTTATATAGTTACAGCAAAGCTGGTTTCATCCATCTCGTCGTGCATGCGAGCACGTAGGTGGATGCTTGCTTGAGCTTGCAACGAGAGTCAACGACGTCACGACGTGAGGAGCAATAGACGATGGGATTCTAAATGGGTTGCACGTTGGAGGGTCGAGATGACCAATGGATGTAGGTCAGCGTATGCGTGCACCAGctgcaaagaaaataagaaatactgatcgaaaaacaaaagggaacAAAATAGATAGGCTTGTGTTTTTTGTGAGCTGAATATGTCGGCGGATCATGCGACCATATCTCAATCTCATCATCTACATATACCAAAAGTCAAAGTATTTTTATAGGAAAAGGAACAGTTTTCATGTTTTCCCTTCAAAATACAATTGCACAAAATAATGCAGAAGTGCGTTCTGCTGTCGGCATGTCCTgggaaggaagaaggagaaattAAGAGAAGTTTGTGTAGAAGAAATCAAGGTTGGGGATGACTAGTTGGCGGAGAGCACGGCAGGGTAAACTCCCAGGTAGGTAAGCACCTCCGGACATGCTTCTCAACTTCACGTGCAAacgggagaagtgctttttaGAGGGTTAGAAACATCAAAAGCTGAAACAGAAACCTAAACGAACAGGGCCAAAGTGTTCATCCTCTCTACTTTCACTTTTCTCGACTTTTGATTTCCTCgactttcaaaaaaattaaattaaactTTTAGTTTTCGTAAAGAACTTTCGAAATTAGAATTGAGTAAGGTGGGCTACTTTTGTGGACCAAAAAACCACTTTGTGGGTTGCTAGTTGCTTTGTGGACTCACACGTTTCAACTTGTTAGAGTTTGAAGATATTCGGTTCAATGAGAAGATCCTAGATAGAGATAGAATTAGTTTTTGTTGTTCTTATCTCTCTCTTTAACCTTGCCGTGTATGTCAAGTTCTCTATCTCTCCCGTTGCTAACGGTTTGTAAACAAACTCTGTAATCTCCTTTCCGGTGGATACCCCGGCATATAAATAAACACCACGCGGCCCTGAGAAGGGTAACACGCTTACACCAAAGTTtatatggtatcagagccttcctcttccacCTACATCTGATTCCAATCTCGTCACTTCCATGGCTTCATCAAGCTCGGCGATTCCTTCTCTCGGTCAGGTGTCCGAGAAACTCACGAGGGAGAATTATCTCATGTGGAAGGCACAGATCCTTCCATCAATCCGCGGTGCTCAGATCTATGGCTACCTTGCTGGCACGATTTCTGCACCAGCGCAAGAACTCACGATTGAGAAGGGGGACAAGACCGTCGACAAGCAACCGAACCCAGCCTATGCGGCATGGGTTACTCAAGACCAGCTGCTCCTGTCCCATCTGCTCAACAATCTCACCAAAGAGGTGTTGACACAGGTGATCTCCCTGCAGACCTCCCGTGAAGTCTGGCCGGCGCTCGAGAACATGTTCTCGTCCCAATCCAGATCGCGGGTGAACAATCTCCGCATCATGCTCGCCAACGCCACCAAACGTAATATGACAGTGGCAAATTACTTTTCCAGGATGACGAGCCTTGGAGATGAACTTTCAGTAGCCGGCAAACCACTCTCGGAAGACGAGATGGTGTCTTACATACTGGCGGGGCTCGATGTCGAGTACAACCCACTGGTGTCCGCACTGGAGGCCAAGACCGACGCCATCACGCTCGGCGACCTCTACTCCCAGATGTCGAACTTCGACACAAGGATGGAGCTGCTTCAAGGTGGCTCTGGCAGTGGCTTCAAGTCATCTGCAAACACTGCTGCAAAAGGACGCGACGGCTACCGGGGGCGAGGAGGACCGTGAGGCCGCGGCAATGGAGACCGCGGCAGACGCACCAACAACTCCAGCAACACCAAAAAAGGACCACGACAGGGTGGTCCAAGCGGCAGCAACGGGTGCAACAACGACTCTCGATCCGTCTGCCAAATCTGCTCCAAGACAGGTCACACCGCCATAGAGTGTTGGTGGCGTTTTGATGAAGACTACCAAGCTGAAGAGAGGGTTGCTGGATCAGCAAACACCTCGTCCTATGGAGGCAATACCAGTTGGTACACCGATAGCGGTGCCACTGATTCACATCACGGGGGAGCTAGAGAAGCTCACCATCCGTGACAAGTACAGGGGGCAAGACCAAGTGCATACCGCAAGCGGAGCAGGTATGAGAATTAATCACATTGGTCAATCATCTATTCGCACCCCTAATCGTGATCTTAAAGTTAAAAACATACTCCATGTTCCACACACATCAAAAAATCTGCTTTCTGTTCATCGCCTTACCAATGATAATAATATCTTTATTGAGTTTTGGCCTTGGTACTTTTTGATTAAGGATCAGGCAACGAGGAGAACAATCTACAGAGGTAGATGTAGAGGAGGTCTCTACCCCTGACCCCTTAGTTCCCCAGCATCGGCAGTTCAATAAGCAAGTGTTTGGTGTCACCAAGTTATCTTCGTCGAGGTGACACAGTCGTTTATGCCATCCTTCTTTTTCCATAGTTCAGCAAGTGCTTAGGAATAATGATCTCCCTTATGTTGGAGAATTATCTAGTGAGTCAGTGTGTGATTCTTGTCAGTGTGCCAAAAGTCATCAACTACCATACCCCATCTCCAGTAGTATATCTATAGTTCCATTAGAGTTGATTTTCTCTGATATTTGGGGACCAACTCCTACCTCTGTTGGGAGATTTTCTTATTATGTGAGTTTTATTGATGATTTTAGTAAATTCATCTGGATCTATCTCATTAAAAGGAATTCTGATGTCTTTGAGGTGTCGAAAATTTGGTTGAAAGATAATTGCTATGCAATCTGATTGGGAAGGAGAGTATGAGAAATTAAACTCCTTTTTTCTAGAAAATAGGCATATCTCACCATGTTTCCTGTCTACATGCCCATCAACAAAATGGGTCGGCAGAAAGAAAGCATCAACATTGTCAAAGTAGGTCTAGCTTTGCTAGCCAACGCCTCAATGCCCTTAAAGTGTTGGGATGAGGCCTTCTTACCGGCCACATATCTCATCAACATGCTTCCAAGCAAAGTTATAAACTTTCAAACCCCTCTTGAGCGTCTATTCGACACAAAACCAGATTATACCTTCCTTCGTATTTTCGATTGGGCTTGCTGGCCGAATCTTCGGCCATACAATACAAGAAAACTTTCCTTCCGCTCTAAGCAGTGCATGTTCCTTGGTAACAGTGCCTTACACAAAGGGGTCAAGTGTCTTGATGTTCAAACCGGTCGCATTTATATTTCTCGGGATGTTGTTTTGATGAGACTGTTTTCCCTTTCAAATCCCTTCATCCCAATGCCGGCCAACTTCTTAGGAAAGAAATCCTACTTCTTCCTGAACATCTTCACTCCTTTGATCATGGgggcaaaaataataatgatgATCAAGTTGTGATTAATAATCATGCTACTAACCCTGCTACTAATCCTGTTTGTGAGCCTATGGAGCCTACAGGAAATCCAATAGAAAATCATGGCGCAGAAAATATTGGGTATAATCTTCGCGTAACCCAAGCAGCAACCGGCAGATCCCAGGAGGATTCAGGTGGCAGTGGCGACAGCAGCAACTCCATATCCGATGCATATTCTCCTATGTcaggcggcagcagcggcattACTTCTCCCGCGTCGCCTGCACCCGCTTCGCCCGTATCATCGCACGCCACGCCAGCACTCTCCACTGACAGCAGCAGTAGCTCGTCAATGGGATCTTCTGCGGCTCAATCCAGCACGGCTGGATCATCTGCATCACCATTTCCGGTGCAGCCGCAACCTGCAGCAGTTCCAGCAGGAAATCAAGCAGTACCAGATCGCCGTGTGACACGTTCCCAGCATGGTATTGTGAAGCCTGCTAAGATACCTAAAGATATGGTTCGGTATGGTTGCTTAGCATCTACAAGAGAACCAGAAACATTGATACAAGCtcttgaagatccaaagtGGAAAAGTGCGATGGATGATGAGTTTAATGCTCTCATGAAAAATAGGACATGGCATCTTGTACCACCACAGGCAGGGAAAAATCTTATAGACTGCTAGTGGGTATATAGAATTAAAAAGAAAGCAGATGGCTCTATTGACAGATACAAAGCAAGATTGGTTGCGAAAGGCTTCAAACAGGGATATGGTATAGATTATGAACATACCTTTAGCCCTGTGGTGAAGTCAGCTACTATCAGACTTGTTCTGTCGATTGCCGTATCTAGAGGATGGAGCTTGAGACAGTTAGATGTACAGAATGCGTTCCTTCACGGTGTTCTGGAAGAGGAGGTGCATATGTGGCAACCACCAGGTTTTGAAGATAAAAATGCTCCAAATCATATTTGCAAACTTGACAAAGCATTATATGGCTTGAAACAAGCTCCAAGGGCATGGTATTCTCGGTTAAGTTCCAAGCTACAAAATCTGAGATTTGCTCCTTCCAAATCTGACACATCCTTATTTATTTACAACAAGAGTGGTGTTACAATCTTTGTTCTTATATATGTAGATGACATAATTGTCACTAGCTCATCAAGGGAGGCAATTAATTCCAGCATTGCTGAAGGATTTGAGCAAAGACTTTGCTCTCAAGGATCCAGGAGATCTTCACTTTTTCCTTGGTATTGAggtaaagaaaaataagaatgGACTAATACTCTCACAAGAGAAATATGCTTCAGATTTGCTGACAAGAGTGGGAATGCAAGGATGCAAATCAGCTCCAACTCCACTTTCAAGTACAGAGAAACTCTCGACATATGAAGGAGAAGCTCTTGGAGATGAAGACAGTACGAGGTACAGAAGCATAGTAGGAGCATTACAGTATCTAACTTTGAAGCGACCTGATCTTGCCTTTTCGGTGAATAAAGTATGTCAATATTTACACAAGCCAACTACAGTACATTGGACAGCTGTGAAACGTATCCTGAGATATATCAAGCACACCTTAAGCATTGGTATCACTTTCGTAAAATCATCATCGACTCAATTGAGTGCCTTCTCCGATTCAGATTGGGCAGGATGTTTGGATGATAGAAAGTCAACAAGAGGCTATGCTATCTTCTTGGGTTCAAACCTGATATCTTGGTGTGCAAAGAAACAAGCTACAGTTTCAAGATCCAGTACTGAGGCTGAATACAAAGCACTTGCAAATGCAACGGCATAAATAATTTGGGTTCAGTCCATGCTTAAGGAACTTGGCATCTCTCAGAATCAAGTTCCCTGTCTTTGGTGTGATAATCTAGGAGCAACATATCTCTCAGCAAATCCAGTATTTCATGTCAGGACCAAACACATTGAGATTGATTATTACTTTGTGAGAGAAAGAGTTGCTAACAAGCAGCTTGACATACGGTTCATACACTCAGGAGATCAGGTGGCCGACGGCTTTACAAAAGCTCTACCAGTGAAGAATCTTGAAGAATTCAAACGTAATCTCAACTTATCAAAGTTGTGATTAAGGGAGGCTGTTAGAGTTTGAAGATATTCGGTTCAACGAAAAGATCCTAGATAGAGATAGAATTAGTTTTTGTTGTTCTTATCTCTCTCTTTAACCTTGCCGTGTATCTCAAGTTCTCTATCTCTCCCGTTGCTAACGGTTTGTAAACAAACTCTGTAATCTCCTTTCCGGTGGATACCCCGGCATATAAATAAAACACCATGCGGCCCCGAGAAGGGTAACACGCTTACACCAAAATTTATACAACTACGCGACACGGTGCTCCCGCTGCTGGTCTTTTCAGAAAGAGGGTTCAAGCAAACATGAGTGAATACCCTTTTTTAGCACAAGTTTTTAAATTTATGAAAATGTTTCAAGCAAACAGGAAGTATTTGTGTCTACCCCTAATTTGTCACATTGTGTCAGGATTTATCCAATTTAACAATGTCCTCGGTTATGACTAGATGGGCCCATATGTCAGCTGACATGACTAGCGACTGCAATGCTAGTTTCTCCTTCCCTGCCCGACCTCCAATCCGCCAGAATCACTTGCCTCTTTGTCTCGCTCTGGtcaaaatatgtgactaatCCAACGCTCACCCGCCTAGTTAAAAATATGTGAAGAATTTGCCAATCGTTGGCGACGAGCCTTGCCTTTTGCCTCTTGCCCGGCTCTCGTGGCCGCATGAAAGGGGCAAGTGGTGTCCGGCCTAACAAACCCACCAAAATGGTTAATGGTGTAGCTAAATATGCTAGAGCAGTTGCGGGTCAGGTCAAGAGGGCAAGGAGAAAACGTCCGGTGGGTTCACCCTTCCGAGTTGACATCCCAGTCATCAGCCACGTCGGACCAATGGATGGATAAGTTAAaactgaaaaaatatattaaataaGGTAAATCTTGACATTGTTACAAATTCAGAGTAAAATGTAGCACAAAATTTAAGACTAAAAAGCTGCaatagcaaaaaaaagaaaaagaagttcGACAGTCGGCCGTACATAAGGAAGGATCTGGTGAAGAATTTCCAACTGCTAGCTAGGCGGGCTGTGCTGATCGAGAAGCCTGAGATCCACAAATGGATCCGACAAAATTCGTGGACAAGCTTCACCCTTGAGAGATAAGATCCATTCAGGAAATACATGtcaaattttttcttttgtaaaaaaaaaaaacaagccagagcccagagGGCCAGAGGCAGACATGCATGTGTGGGACTGACGCGATGACTCGGGCActggcttcttcttcatcttccattcttgccgccgcggctcCTTCCTCCTTCACAACCAGGTCCAGGAGGAGTACCTTGGTTCTCTTGTCCTCATCACCACTCGCGCTCGCCttctccgctgccgccgctgctgccacgACTCCCTACTCGCAGTCCAGGACCCTGCAGCTTGGGCTCGACAACAACGGGTATACATACATACTCCAAGATTAATGATCTGTCTGGAATTCTGGATGTATGCTCGATCTGCTGCTTAATAGGAGTAATTACTTGTTCCTATGCCATGTACTGTATCTGTATGGATGCAGCAAAATACGGACATGCCCGTCCAGCAATCCCGGGTGCGTGTGCACCAACCCCACTGTCGGCGCCTCTTCCTCGGTCGCCTCCCCGCTCATCATCCCGGACTCCACCAGCGCCCAGGCGGCAGCTCAAGTAGGAGTACTAGCACATTCGAGCATTCACCTTCCTGCATACTCATCCACAACACTAACATAACTTTGAATTACTCGCACACCTTAATTTGACCACGCAAACAATATGGGAGCATAACTTAAGGTATAGAAATGACCGTGTGGTCCATGGCATTCATGTAGTCGTTGCGGCAAGCGATCCTCAAGACGCAGAAGAACGTGAGCTTCAAGGCTGACCAACAAACTCCTCACGGTACTCACAACACAAACTCTAGCTCAGTGCCAGCTGCACATGCAACCTTTGCACACAAAGTACTGAAACGTGGACAACATGTACTGCAGGTCAGTACAtcgaggcggaggtggacggcggTCGTTTTGGGCGCGACGTGATGGAGTTCCTGGTGAACAAGGAGGCCGGCGTGGTGGCGTACCGCTGCGTGGCCACCAAGGTCACCTTCATCTACCCGTTCACCACAGCAATCGGCGACTCGCGAGGCCAGGAGCAGAGGATCGCCGCCATCGCCCAGGATCTCGGATGGTATGCCCCGGACGTATCGTCATCCATCGACTTCGACGACGTCGACGTTAATTGATCCTGCTTAGTGCCTGCCTACATGTATGATGCCTAGCGCCAGAGTGCTGGACCTGCTGGTGCATCAATTGGGTCCAAATGTAAATTCATCCCGTCATACACTTTACTATTTTAGGTGCATGCTCCTTCTTTGTTGTGACAAACACCATGGTTTGAATTGAAATGTTGAAGTAGATCTTCACGAATCACCGCATGCGTCGGTTCTGCAAGGCTCGTCGCGCTAGATCTCATTGTCATGGAGCCACTTCGAGCTCTCGCTGGTGAGCTGCTGGTGACCTGCAATGGCCGATTGTGCTGCAATCCTCCAAAGTTGCTCCTAGCACAACCTAAGCCAATCGCAAAACTCTTCCATCAGATTCGTCACCCGAACTTCCCCCACATCCCTTCTGCAATTCACTCCGACATCACCCCTCGAAGCAGGAATGCGTGGCAACATGCAGGGACGAGCTGAGGGTATAGGGGAGGGAGGTTGGGATAGGGAAAGCAGAGGTGGGAGACGACAGAGCTCATCCGAAGAACTCCAGTTGAATTTTTTCTCCAAGAAAACCGAATAATCATCATCCACTGCATTTGCACCTTGGTCGGCAAGAAAATACAGATTTTGGAGCTGTAATTTTGTACAACAGAGTGCAACAGACTTATCGTGTCATGCCTGTTCATACTTCATAGTGGACCAGTAATTCTCTTGTTTAATTTGGCCATAGTCCACCGAACCAGCCCAAAAGATCAGAAAAACTAGTGCTACCAATTAATGCTCTATCGTATTCATACCCCAGGAAAAAATTGGGGGGGAAATCTCACAGGAACTCCACTTTTCTCAGGCTAGCTCTCAATTGCCGCAAGATTTGTTGCTAGCAAATCATTCCATGTATCGGTTGGTCCCGGCAAACACCAATGCATGCAATCATCGTGCTTTTTCCCTCCAGTTGTCGACGGATGAGCATCAGCTCTGAATTCGCTCATGTGAGTGACGTTCAAAACTCTGAAAGTAGATTGCTCGAGAGCCTTCAATAAGTGCTGGTTTACCAAGCGTACTTCTGCGTTTGTGCCGTTGTTTTCCAGGGAGAAAAGTTCTTCGACCTGGACCAAGCACCAAAGGATCACCAAGCTTGTAAATCCCTAAATTTGGTACTTGGACccagaaaaaaaactacaaaatattttctttttgaaaagtGGCTGACAAGATATGAACTACTTCATGAAAAGGTTCCGAGTTCAAGGAAGGTTCCAAGTTCTGAGTTCAACCCGAGGAACTGCTTCTTCATTATGGGATGAAACAGGGGTACGAGCCTCTTTTTCAGATATACTTTTCTTTGGACTAAACATGTGCAGGATGGGTCTATCCAACTAGCTACAGGGTTTGAATTATAACTAGCAATTAACTTATTGACCTTAAAGCTAATTTAATAATCTAACATATAAACTGCACGCATATGCTTTTGGCAAACAAGACTGCGGTGCAGTCATGGTATACCCATGCTAGTCTTTCTTTCACTCTGTATTACAACTGCGAGTTCTTAATTAAACAACTTTTTATTCACCTGATACCTAGCAACACTTGAACATATTAAGAGAGATGGACCTGATATAATAACATGCatgattttgaaaagaaaaaacgaaaGTATGCAACAGAGATGAAAAGGTGCTATCCAAATATTCAATGCACTGTAGTTTCAGACTTTTAGTACCTCTTCTGAGGACATGGGTTGGTCACGTTGACAAGAACCACCATCATCCCAATCACCACCTTCAAAATGTCTAGGAGACTGAGTGCGGAAGAATTTCACTCCATTGGGTCTCATTGCTTTGTTCACAAATGTTATCTGATGAAAATTGTTTATTCATAGTATGAGAATGTTAAGTCAGACAGCATGATGATAGTTCACATCTAGGTTAGCCATTCAGATAAAATGCACCATACGAAAATATTTGAGTCAAAAGTGGCTCAAAGTAGTCAGCTATCTTAAGTATATCCAACTCTCATTGACTAACATCTACAGATGGGGTAACGACCCACTGAATAATATGCATTGTATTAGAGGAAAAGATAGTATTTTCATCGCAAAAGAATAACTTGAAGATTTAATTACATAAAATACAAGGCTCAGGCATGGCTAAAATACTTACTGGCCCAACGTTATCATGCAATGAACAGTAAACAGGACTTTTCAGATAGACTTACAAACAACTACAAGCATACCATGTGTTTAAGAGCCAAATCCAGTCCTGCAGGTGGCAGTAAAGGAGGTATAATCGGCGTCCCTTTCTCGAAGAATAGCATTGGTGACTGTATTGGATCAAACTTTGAAGGGGCCAACCACCTATATAAAGCAAAGTGGGGTGAGGTGAGCCCAGTAATATGAAATACAATTGCACACAAAACAAGTTTCATGAAATAAGGAATAGCTTAGTAATTGACGCTTATTATGTGTTCAAATGGTAAACAGATTCATCTAGTCAGCCCACAGAAATAGTTAACAACGCAGCTTGGAAATAACATGTTTAATAGCACCAGTCAGATAACAGTGCATTGTCTAATAACATATCTAACACTGTTTGATGTTATTATGTGCTTAGGTAAAGCAAGAAAGAATGTGAATGATAACTAGTTGAGTGCACTGAGGTTCAGGAAGAAGGCACATTGCAAAACAACAGTAAATGGTATGACCGGATTATTTAGAAGGTTTAAATCATAGGATCCTGGAGTTGCATTGATGAATGGGGAGCAACAATTGAACAAATGATAAAATTGTTGATAATGACGACAATGTTTATCTGCGTTATGAGTTGTGATGTCCACATACCAGTGTCCTGTGTTGAAAATAAGAACGTCATGGAAACTTGGTGCCTCCGCCCATGTTTGGTCGGGAATATCCACATCAACCCTGTAGCCTTGTTTGAAACCAAGAGATTCTAGGGGACCTCCATTTGAACTGGCTGACCACCTATAGAACCAACAATAAGGTTCTGATTAGTGATGACCGAATAAATGGGCAAGAGAATCAAGGATTACATAAATATATAAATCACTCCCTAATACACAGCTAAAAGGTTAGATAAACAGTAGTGTCTAACAGAATAAGTCAATAAAGTAACAAAGCAAAATTATGAGTCGAcaagattattatttttaataatCCAGCATTGTGTAAATCAGGTAGCAAGGATGGTTACTGGAAgcatttcaaatttcaatacTCTTAAGTGATGCCTAAAGTCAAAAACTGAAAGAAATGACCCAAGTTGCAGAGAAATAATTCACACAACCCGTACAATAGAAGTTAAGCCACCTCCAAGGAACTATATTTTGTTACGACAAATGACACTACTTACCTACCATAGCGTACCAAAAGATTAGTCCTGTGGTATGA
This is a stretch of genomic DNA from Brachypodium distachyon strain Bd21 chromosome 1, Brachypodium_distachyon_v3.0, whole genome shotgun sequence. It encodes these proteins:
- the LOC100846556 gene encoding peroxidase 7, which produces MRMRMPRSSVLSFLAVSAFVLAASVTADNYDKGGQQQQNKEACDDQYDRAYHKPAAGLVSEYYGKSCPDMERIVQAAVNRAIANDYTVAAGLIRLFFHDFAVRGCDGSILIDAPGSERHAAASKTLRGFELIEEIKAKLNARCNNTVSCADILTAATRDASMKVGVPYWSLKYGRKDGRDSHAEEADAQVPMGRERVTDLVQFFETRGLNVLDLVILSGAHTIGKASCGAVKRRVLTSKPETLDRKYGDFLLRKCHRGDDAERVELDGESPTTFDNRYYQNLERRMGLLETDQGMLEDSRTTRFVKEMAREPEVFKRQFAHSMRQLGEVNVLTGDEGEVRYKCSAVNY
- the LOC100835505 gene encoding thylakoid lumenal 17.9 kDa protein, chloroplastic, with protein sequence MCGTDAMTRALASSSSSILAAAAPSSFTTRSRRSTLVLLSSSPLALAFSAAAAAATTPYSQSRTLQLGLDNNGKIRTCPSSNPGCVCTNPTVGASSSVASPLIIPDSTSAQAAAQSLRQAILKTQKNVSFKADQQTPHGQYIEAEVDGGRFGRDVMEFLVNKEAGVVAYRCVATKVTFIYPFTTAIGDSRGQEQRIAAIAQDLGWYAPDVSSSIDFDDVDVN
- the LOC100835814 gene encoding protein trichome birefringence-like 13 → MPPGRSPVAVLRRRRALLPLVLLLPLVLLILILIFPPHSVPALVNVVPGLQTCDYSSGEWVPDASAESHLRYDHTCKEIFKGWNCVGNGKRNGRALLRWRWKPAGCELLPRLDPLLFLQRHRNTNIGFVGDSLNRNMFVSLVCMLRGVTGEVRKWRPAGADRGFTFLRYNLTLSYHRTNLLVRYGRWSASSNGGPLESLGFKQGYRVDVDIPDQTWAEAPSFHDVLIFNTGHWWLAPSKFDPIQSPMLFFEKGTPIIPPLLPPAGLDLALKHMITFVNKAMRPNGVKFFRTQSPRHFEGGDWDDGGSCQRDQPMSSEEVEELFSLENNGTNAEVRLVNQHLLKALEQSTFRVLNVTHMSEFRADAHPSTTGGKKHDDCMHWCLPGPTDTWNDLLATNLAAIES